The sequence AGCAACTCAAGTTACTGTGATAAAAGCTACAGGGAAGGATTTTGgaatggggtggcacagttagctcaaagctgttacagcgccagcgaacaGGGCCGGGGTacaaatcccacgctatctgtaaggagtgtatatgttcttcccgtgtctgcaccgcttttccctgggggctcagggttcctcccactgttcgaaacgtaccgagtacgtaggttaattgtgtgtaattgagcagcatgggcttgtggactgaaagggcctgttactgtgatgtgtgtcaaaatgtttttaaaaatttaaatttaaaccaacCCACTGTGGAAGCTGCAAAGTGCGAAGCATTCCAGGTAGAGTGCAAGTGACAACCGCCAGCTCACCAATTCCCCCGTTCCAGAGCatctggttatatggttaaccatataaccatataaccacacagcacagaacaggccagttcggccccactagtccatgccgtagcaaatccccaccctcctagtcccactgaccagcacccggtccatacccctccagtcctctcctatccatgtaactatctagtctttccttaaatgtaaccaatgatcccgcctcgaccacgtctgtcggaagctcattccacatccccaccaccctttgcgtaaagaaatttccactcatgttccccttataattttcccccttcaatcttaaaccatgtcctctcgtttgaatctccccctttcttcattgaaaaagcctatccacgtttactctgtctgtcccttttaaaatcttaaacacctctatcaagtcccctctcaatcttctacgctccagaaaaaaaagccccagtctgcacaacctttccctgtaactcagaccctgaaatcctgtcaacattctcgtgaaccttctctgcactctctctattttctttatatctttcctataatttggtgaccaaaactgtacacagtactccaaatttggcctcaccaatgccttgtacaatgtcatcataacctccctactcttgaattcaatactccgatttatgaaggccaacattccaaatgccttcttcaccacaccatctacctgagtatcagccttgagggtactatttaccacaactccttgaAAAACCAAATCACTTCCACATCAGAATGCAAGGTCTGCAGACGCCGtgagtgtatttaaaaaaaagacagagttgccggaggaactcggctggtctcacagtgtccatgggAGATAAGGAAATATTACCGAgttttcaagcctgagcccttcctcagggcacgagcataaagcaggcaggcctcgacaaagggctcagacccaaaacgtcaGGGTCACATCTTTAcccatggacactgtgagaccggccgagttccttcagcatttcagtggTTTTACTAAACCAGATAATAGAACGTAAAACATTCCAAATgttgggaggaactcagccggtcttttcagcattcataagagacaaagatacattgccgacattttgggcctgagcccttcttcaaggaataagcagacgttcctgcagcatttcactaggtttttactacaatcacagcatctgcaaaccttTGTGCTTCAcatggaacattccagcacagttcaggcccttcagcccacaatgttttgctgacccatataaacctaAACAAtctaaaccagtgattctcaacctttttcccccattcacataccaccttaagaaatcccttattaactacagaacacctatggcaaaggatgctctgtggttactaagggattatttaaggtggtaggtgagtggaaaaaatTAGGTTGAAAACCTCTGATTCTAAATCTCCCTCACATCCAGAAGCttctatttttctgacatccatgtgcctggAATGCCTAATACAGCAAGTGTTAGAATAATGTCATCACACCCCCTCAAGATCTGCACGATTCCAACACAAAATCTGCAGCCGGGTTGAGAAACCTCCTCCCTTGTCGATCGGTCGGGATAAGGAGAAGATCAGTAAGAGCGTGACCTCAAGGGTAAAATCTCGGAGTCACTGGGGCTGCTGCAGGCAGCAGCCGATTCAGTCTGgagctggggagggagagggggagctcCAAGTTCTCCCGGCCTGGGAAGGGTCAACGTAGAGGGCATGGTTTCTGCGACGCTGGTCACCGACGTCTTCACCAGTGGCGAGGTGGATTGTAGATCTAGAGGAGACAGAATCGGCGATGCTGACGgctcagggctgaactctccctcAGGGTGGAACAGAATGTTAGCCTCCATCCCCTTTGAGCCATTGGACTCCGTTGAGGAGAACCTGGACAGGTTGTTTGTCTGGGCCACATCTTCCAGATCACCGCAGCTGCTTGAGAAAGCTCCTGGAAGGAGAGAAAATCACGAAATTAAGAGACCAGTCGGTGTGTGAACAGCACCAACATCGGTAGATTGTAGGCAGCGAGGAAGGTTGGCAAAAGACATAGCGGGGCTTAGGCCTGTGGGAgacatgggcagagaaatggcagatggggcTTGAggcagacaagtgggaggtgtggcactttgggaggtcaaatgtatggGGAACGTGTACAGTTACAGAAGCCCcgtacagagggatcttgaggcACAAATTCTTAGTTCCCTGAAAGTAACAGTGATCGGTAGTATCTGagaaggtaagttattggaaggtgtttgagacttttgtgttttgtgaCTTGATCATGACCAttagttctgattctgaagagatcagatatacaattatttggatagccgaGGACTGAGTAGAGATAATCAAcaaggctttgtgtgtggtaggtcaagtttatagagtttttcaaagagGTTATCAGGAGGGTTGATTAAGGAAAGGCCGcacatgttgtctacatggactttagtaaggcgtttgacaaggactcacatgggaggttagtcaggaaggttcagacgctgggtattcatggtgaagggatgaactggatttgacaatagctggatgggagaagccagagagtggtggtggatgatgcttctcagactggaggcctgtgtctagtggtgcctcagggatcagtgttgggaccattgtcgtttgtcatctatatcaatgatctggatgaaaacgtggtaaattagatcaagtttgcagatgacactaagattggacgtGTTGTGGACAATgtcgaaggttttcaaagctgcggagggatctggaccagctggaaaatggactgaaaaatggcagatggaatttaatgcagacaagtgtgaggtgttgcattttggaaggacaaaccaagaaaggacgtatatcagtggttctcaacctttttctttacactcacatcacactttaagtaatccctatgccattggtgctctataattagtaagggatgtgggtgggaagggaaggttgagaatcacagctctagacccaattgttactgaaatattttgcttgagagaaatggtcattggcccatttcctttggagttctgaaaccatgcacatgacaagtcaatgagggacaattaaaacagtgcttttcaaactttatctaaTCACTGAGCAGCGACAGTATAGGATTACTCAaattggtatgtaagtggaaaaagaaaggttgagaaccactaacgtACACGatgaatggtcaggcactgaggagtgtggtagaacaggggaatctgggaatacagatacataattctctgaaagtggcatcacaggtcgatagggtaaagagagcttttgccatcttggccttcataagtcaaagtattgagtccaggagttgggatgttatggtaaagttgtattaaacattgatgaggccaaatttggagaattgtgtgcagttttggtcactgaactacaggaaggatatcaataaggtagaaagagtgcagagaagatttactaggatgttgcctggacttcaggaactgagttccagggaaaggttatacaggttaggactttattctctggagtgttggagactgagaagagatttgatcgaggtgtttaaaattatgagggggacagacagagtaaatgtaggtcggctttttccactgagggtgggtgagatacaaaccagaggacataggttaagggtgaaaggggaaagtttaggaggaacttcttcacacagagggtggtgggggtgtggaacgagctgccagctgaagtggtgaatgggggctcaataacatttaagaagaatttggacaggtctatggataggaggagtatggagggatatggactgggtgcaggtcagtgggactaggcaaaaaataagttcagcacagagtagaagggccaaacgagcctgtttttgtgctgtaatgttttatgcttTGAAGAAATGGATCGGGGGTAAAGAAGGGGTATTTTATCGGTCAGAGTGTTGAGTGTGAAAGTCAGGAAGTGTGTGGCAGCTGTATAAAATGTTGGTTCAGCCACAcgtggagtactgtgtgtagaGCTGGTtggcccattacaggaaggatgtggaggctttagagaaggtgcagaagaggttcagctGGATGCTGCCAGAATTAGAGGGTATGAGATATGGGGACAActggggttgttttctctggagactgaggggagatctagaaatttataaaattatcagAGACACGATAGGGTAGACCGAGTCTTTCTCCCAGGATGGAAACGCACATAATATGTGCTTTATGCTTGGCTTTAAGGTACAGGGAGGGGGTCGGGTTGTTTAAAAGAGATTTACGGGGCTTTtattttacacacagagagtggtgggtgtctggaacacCCTGCCAAATGGGGCAATGGAAGGAGATCCAATAACATCGTTAAAAAGAAAGGCTGTGGCAGGTACATTTGCATAACAGTCAGCCCAAACATCATGGGCCGAATAGCCTGCTCCTCTGCTGAACTGTtctgaggccattcagcccctcctgTCCATGGTAATAGCATGGATACAAGCAACTCATGggtttcagaagaatgagaggggatcttaaagGTCTCacgattggcgtagcagttacAGCACCactgatcaggaccggggttcaagtcccacgctgtctgtaaggagtttgtacattttccccacgtctgtgtgggttttccccgggtgagggggagctccggtttcctcccactgttcaaaacatatgggaggTTTTgtgtcaattgggcggcatggactcgtgggccgaaagggcctgttactgtgctgcatgtccaaattaaaatcttttagaaatgtataaaataatgACATGCACAGATAAAATAGTGGAAGGCATGATGTTTCCACTGGGAGGCGAGATGAAAACCAGTcgacagttctggtctcctgacttgaggatggactggctttggaggggatgtcatggaggttcaccaagttgattccagggatgagggggtcggcctatgaggagagattaagtcgtctgggactgtacttgctggtataaaaccagtctcagaaaacagggacacagagtatatgcacttgttagTAGTCCCCGAAAACTGGGAAAGGGAGTCCAAAGCTTGGGTAGATTTCTACAgggtagaggaattaagggatctggggaaaaggtggagatgagccaatcatcagatcagccatgatctcattgaatggcagagcaagctcgaCTGGCCGAacagccgactcctgctcctgttacaTGGCCAATCCCCAGCGAGACAGATTTACCTTTTTGGAACAGtttctcatttttaattttctgaacTTCATCGGTTATCTTCTGGACCAGGAAGTTCTGGGTTCCTTCTCGTCGGATGGAACTGATGAGAGTGTCAAGGCCTTTGGGGTTTTCCGTCAGATGATCCAAGAGCTTTCCCGCCTTGCGCCTGCTCGAAACCTGGTGGGAAATTTCTTCCGTGTCTTCCTTGGACAGGATGCGTTTGGCTCGCAGGTAATCAAAGTGCCTCTCAGCGATCACTTTGTCACAGAGATAAGGCCGCAGCTTCTCCAGAGCCTGAGGGAACAACAGACGCCCGTGAATGGAGGCAGGCATCCCCCCCACCGCCAGCTCGGACACAAGACACGCATCATTTAGCAGTGCACTTCTTTATAGAATCAGGTATCTCCGCCTGTGGCTACAATACAAGGAAACTGGCGAAGGAGACCACTCAGCCCATTAACCCTGATCCACCATGCACTGTGAACATGGAGGATCTGCCCTAGGCCTTGAATCTTCTTCTCTGCTAATTCTCCCTCATCATCAATCCCCTGATCTTTCAAACATTcatttcccctcctctttaaacccccagtgatccagtctccacacccctcctcttaaAACCCcctgtgatccagtctccacaccctcctctttaaattcccCAGTGATCCAATctgcacacccctcctctttaaatccccagtgatacagtctccacacccctcctctttaaacccccagtgatccagtctccacacacacctctttaaatccccagtgatccagtctccacaccactcctctttaaaccccaagtgatccagtctccacacccctcctctttaaatccccagcgatccagtctccacacccctcctctttaaaccccccAATGATCCAATctgcacacccctcctctttaaatccccagtgatacagtctccacacccctcctctttaaacccccagtgatccagtctccacacacacctctttaaatccccagtgatccagtctccacaccactcctctttaaaccccaagtgatccagtctccacacccctcctctttaaatccccagtgatccagtctccacacccctcctctttaaaccccccAATGATCCAGTctcaacacccctcctctttaaacccccagtgatccagtctccacaccccttctctttaaacccccagtgatccagtcaccacacccctcctctttaaacccccagtgatccagtctccacacccctcctctttaaaccccaagtgatccagtctccacacccctcctctttaaatccccagtgatccagtctccacacccctcctctttaaaccccccAATGATCCAGTctcaacacccctcctctttaaacctcCAGTGATCCAGtcaccacacccctcctctttaaacccccagtgatccaatctccacacccctcctctttgaacccccagtgatccagtctccacacccctcctctttaaacccccagtgatccagtctccacacccctcctctttaaacccccagtgatccagtctccacacccctcctctttaaacccccagtgctccagtctccacacccctcctctttaaacccccagtgatccagactccacacccctcctctttaaacccccagtgatccagtctccacacccctcctctttaaattcccAGTGATTCACTCTACACACCgctcctctttaaacccccagtgatccagtctccacacccctcctctttaaacccccagtgattcagtcaccacaccctcctctttaaacccccagtgatccagtcaccacacccctcctctttaaacccccagtgatccagtctccacacccctcctctttaaacccccagtgatccagtcaccacacccctcctctttaaacccccagtgatccagtcaccacacccctcctctttaaatccccagtgatccagtctccacacccctcctctttaatcccCACTGATCTAGTcttcacacccctcctctttaatcccCACTGATCTAGTcttcacacccctcctctttaatccccactgatccagtctccacacccctcctctttaaacccccagtgatccagtcaccacacccctcctctttaaatccccagtgatccagtctccacacccctcctctttaatcccCACTGATCTAGTcttcacacccctcctctttaatcccCACTGATCTAGTcttcacacccctcctctttaatccccactgatccagtctccacacccctcctctttaaacccccagtgatccagtctccacacccctcctctttaaaccctcattgatccagtctccacacccctcctctttaaacccccagtgatccagtctccacacccctcctctttaaacccccagtgatccagtcaccacacccctcctctttaaacccccagtgatccagtctccacacccctcctctttaaaccccccaatgatccagtctccacacccctcctctttaaacccccagtgctccagtctccacacccctcctctttaaaccctcattgatccagtctccacacccctcctctttaaacccccagtgatccagtctccacacccctcctctttaaacccccagtgatccagtctccacacccctcctctttaaacccccagtgatccagtcaccacacccctcctctttaaacccccagtgatccagtcaccacacccctcctctttaaacccccagtgatccagtctccacacccctcctctttaaacccccagtgatccagtcaccacacccctcctctttaaacccccagtgatccagtcaccacacccctcctctttaaatccccagtgatccagtctccacacccctcctctttaatcccCACTGATCTAGTcttcacacccctcctctttaatcccCACTGATCTAGTcttcacacccctcctctttaatccccactgatccagtctccacacccctcctctttaaaccccgAGTGATCCAGtcaccacacccctcctctttaaatccccagtgatccagtctccacacccctcctctttaatcccCACTGATCTAGTcttcacacccctcctctttaatcccCACTGATCTAGTcttcacacccctcctctttaatccccactgatccagtctccacacccctcctctttaaacccccagtgatccagtctctacACCCTCCTCTTTAAAGTCCTACCAGACCAGTACTGAAGTGGTGGTGACAGCAATGGGAACATGACCTTGGTAATATCTGAAAATACGGACAGAAACAGACATATTCCTCGAGCATCCTCAACATACGAACattagaaatagaagcaggagtcggaGCGAGCCTACTCTgctattcaatgtgatcatggctgatctgatgatgagcCAATCTTcatctccctgccttttccccatatctcttattTCCCCAACTAGGTAAAAAATGACCCAACCTTGTCTTCAATGAGCagtgaattgcacagattcaaCCCCCtccgggaaaagcagtttctcctcatctttgtcctcaatcttgaggctctgtctgGAAACAACTCACCtaacctcaatcttatctatgtctttcataattttatctgtttctataagatttcctcttatccttctaaattccagcgagtacagtcccagacgactcaatctctcctcatagaccgaccccctcatctctggaatgaaCCTccttgcaccacctccaaagccagtacatccttcctcaagtagggAGACCAGAACCGCACGCAGTTatccagatgcggcctcatcagtaccttgtacagttgcagcataaccttcctgcttaaccttcctgctcctaaatgtcatccctccagcaatgaaggccaacgttccatttgccttcttgatagcctgctgcacctgtaaaCCAATATCCTGTGTGTGGTGCAGATAGCTCACAGGCACCAGCGTGAGTTTGAGGTCCGGCCACAGGCATGACGAAGATGGAAGGATCTGCACCCAGAGCACAAA comes from Narcine bancroftii isolate sNarBan1 chromosome 5, sNarBan1.hap1, whole genome shotgun sequence and encodes:
- the bcl10 gene encoding B-cell lymphoma/leukemia 10 encodes the protein MDRDRLTEDDMADIKKEALEKLRPYLCDKVIAERHFDYLRAKRILSKEDTEEISHQVSSRRKAGKLLDHLTENPKGLDTLISSIRREGTQNFLVQKITDEVQKIKNEKLFQKGAFSSSCGDLEDVAQTNNLSRFSSTESNGSKGMEANILFHPEGEFSPEPSASPILSPLDLQSTSPLVKTSVTSVAETMPSTLTLPRPGELGAPPLPPQLQTESAAACSSPSDSEILPLRSRSY